From Camelina sativa cultivar DH55 chromosome 7, Cs, whole genome shotgun sequence, one genomic window encodes:
- the LOC104700478 gene encoding UDP-glycosyltransferase 87A2 isoform X1 codes for MDPTESSPNQFRHVVAMPYPGRGHINPMMNLCKRLVRRYPDLHVTFVVTEEWLGFIGSDQKPDRIHFATLPNLIPSELVRAKDFIGFIDAVYTRLEEPFERVLDRLNSPPPSAIIADTYVIWAVRVGTKRNIPVVSLWTMSATILSFFLHADLLVSHGHALTEPSGDETVDYVPGLSPTKLRDLPPISEGYSHLLFKKAKLCFDELPRAKCLLFTTACELEPKAIEAFTSKLDIPVYAIGPLIPFEELCVGNEGSEPDYIRWLDEQPVGSVIYISQGSFLSVSEAQIEEIVKGVRESGVRFLWVARGGESKLKEAFEGSSGVVVSWCDQLRVLCHKSVGGFWTHCGFNSTLEGIYSGTPMLAFPLFWDQLLNAKMIVEDWRVGMRIERKEEKLLIGREEIKEVVKRFMDRESEEGKEMRRRACDLSEISRGAVAERGSSVSNIDAFVRGITNTN; via the exons ATGGATCCAACTGAATCATCACCAAACCAATTCCGCCACGTGGTGGCCATGCCTTATCCTGGTCGAGGCCACATCAACCCAATGATGAACCTCTGCAAACGCCTCGTCCGTCGATACCCTGACCTCCACGTTACTTTCGTCGTCACTGAAGAATGGCTCGGGTTCATCGGATCCGACCAGAAACCCGACCGGATCCACTTCGCAACTCTCCCGAATCTCATCCCCTCCGAGCTCGTCCGGGCCAAAGACTTCATCGGCTTCATTGATGCCGTCTACACAAGATTAGAGGAGCCGTTCGAGAGGGTTCTTGACCGACTCAATTCGCCGCCTCCTAGTGCAATCATCGCCGACACTTACGTTATATGGGCAGTACGTGTCGGTACAAAACGGAATATTCCGGTGGTTTCTCTCTGGACCATGTCGGCCACGATTCTCTCGTTCTTTCTTCACGCTGATCTACTCGTAAGTCACGGCCATGCTCTGACCGAACCATCAG GTGATGAAACTGTTGATTATGTCCCCGGTTTATCTCCAACAAAACTACGGGATTTGCCTCCGATATCTGAGGGTTACAGCCACCTACTCTTCAAGAAAGCTAAGTTGTGTTTTGATGAGCTCCCGAGAGCTAAGTGTCTTCTCTTCACTACTGCTTGTGAACTTGAACCTAAAGCCATTGAGGCTTTCACCTCCAAGCTCGATATCCCGGTTTATGCTATCGGTCCTTTAATACCATTTGAAGAACTATGCGTTGGGAATGAGGGTAGCGAACCCGATTACATCCGGTGGCTTGATGAGCAACCGGTAGGTTCTGTGATTTATATATCTCAGGGGAGTTTTCTTTCGGTCTCTGAAGCTCAGATTGAGGAGATAGTGaaaggagtgagagagagtggAGTCCGGTTTCTATGGGTGGCTCGTGGGGGTGAGTCGAAGCTAAAGGAGGCTTTTGAAGGTAGCTCAGGTGTAGTGGTGAGCTGGTGCGATCAGCTGCGTGTGCTGTGTCACAAATCTGTAGGCGGGTTTTGGACGCATTGTGGGTTTAACTCAACATTGGAAGGGATATATTCGGGTACACCGATGCTGGCGTTTCCGTTGTTTTGGGATCAGCTTCTGAACGCGAAGATGATTGTTGAGGACTGGAGAGTCGGAATGAGGATCgagaggaaggaggagaagtTGTTGATAGGGAGAGAGGAGATTAAGGAAGTAGTGAAGAGGTTTATGgatagagagagtgaagaagggAAGGAGATGAGAAGAAGGGCTTGTGACCTCAGTGAGATCAGTCGAGGAGCTGTTGCGGAAAGAGGTTCGTCTGTTTCTAACATTGACGCTTTCGTTA
- the LOC104700478 gene encoding UDP-glycosyltransferase 87A2 isoform X2: MDPTESSPNQFRHVVAMPYPGRGHINPMMNLCKRLVRRYPDLHVTFVVTEEWLGFIGSDQKPDRIHFATLPNLIPSELVRAKDFIGFIDAVYTRLEEPFERVLDRLNSPPPSAIIADTYVIWAVRVGTKRNIPVVSLWTMSATILSFFLHADLLVSHGHALTEPSGDETVDYVPGLSPTKLRDLPPISEGYSHLLFKKAKLCFDELPRAKCLLFTTACELEPKAIEAFTSKLDIPVYAIGPLIPFEELCVGNEGSEPDYIRWLDEQPVGSVIYISQGSFLSVSEAQIEEIVKGVRESGVRFLWVARGGESKLKEAFEGSSGVVVSWCDQLRVLCHKSVGGFWTHCGFNSTLEGIYSGTPMLAFPLFWDQLLNAKMIVEDWRVGMRIERKEEKLLIGREEIKEVVKRFMDRESEEGKEMRRRACDLSEISRGAVAEREFETSSNKEIH, encoded by the exons ATGGATCCAACTGAATCATCACCAAACCAATTCCGCCACGTGGTGGCCATGCCTTATCCTGGTCGAGGCCACATCAACCCAATGATGAACCTCTGCAAACGCCTCGTCCGTCGATACCCTGACCTCCACGTTACTTTCGTCGTCACTGAAGAATGGCTCGGGTTCATCGGATCCGACCAGAAACCCGACCGGATCCACTTCGCAACTCTCCCGAATCTCATCCCCTCCGAGCTCGTCCGGGCCAAAGACTTCATCGGCTTCATTGATGCCGTCTACACAAGATTAGAGGAGCCGTTCGAGAGGGTTCTTGACCGACTCAATTCGCCGCCTCCTAGTGCAATCATCGCCGACACTTACGTTATATGGGCAGTACGTGTCGGTACAAAACGGAATATTCCGGTGGTTTCTCTCTGGACCATGTCGGCCACGATTCTCTCGTTCTTTCTTCACGCTGATCTACTCGTAAGTCACGGCCATGCTCTGACCGAACCATCAG GTGATGAAACTGTTGATTATGTCCCCGGTTTATCTCCAACAAAACTACGGGATTTGCCTCCGATATCTGAGGGTTACAGCCACCTACTCTTCAAGAAAGCTAAGTTGTGTTTTGATGAGCTCCCGAGAGCTAAGTGTCTTCTCTTCACTACTGCTTGTGAACTTGAACCTAAAGCCATTGAGGCTTTCACCTCCAAGCTCGATATCCCGGTTTATGCTATCGGTCCTTTAATACCATTTGAAGAACTATGCGTTGGGAATGAGGGTAGCGAACCCGATTACATCCGGTGGCTTGATGAGCAACCGGTAGGTTCTGTGATTTATATATCTCAGGGGAGTTTTCTTTCGGTCTCTGAAGCTCAGATTGAGGAGATAGTGaaaggagtgagagagagtggAGTCCGGTTTCTATGGGTGGCTCGTGGGGGTGAGTCGAAGCTAAAGGAGGCTTTTGAAGGTAGCTCAGGTGTAGTGGTGAGCTGGTGCGATCAGCTGCGTGTGCTGTGTCACAAATCTGTAGGCGGGTTTTGGACGCATTGTGGGTTTAACTCAACATTGGAAGGGATATATTCGGGTACACCGATGCTGGCGTTTCCGTTGTTTTGGGATCAGCTTCTGAACGCGAAGATGATTGTTGAGGACTGGAGAGTCGGAATGAGGATCgagaggaaggaggagaagtTGTTGATAGGGAGAGAGGAGATTAAGGAAGTAGTGAAGAGGTTTATGgatagagagagtgaagaagggAAGGAGATGAGAAGAAGGGCTTGTGACCTCAGTGAGATCAGTCGAGGAGCTGTTGCGGAAAGAG
- the LOC104700478 gene encoding UDP-glycosyltransferase 87A2 isoform X3, protein MDPTESSPNQFRHVVAMPYPGRGHINPMMNLCKRLVRRYPDLHVTFVVTEEWLGFIGSDQKPDRIHFATLPNLIPSELVRAKDFIGFIDAVYTRLEEPFERVLDRLNSPPPSAIIADTYVIWAVRVGTKRNIPVVSLWTMSATILSFFLHADLLVSHGHALTEPSGDETVDYVPGLSPTKLRDLPPISEGYSHLLFKKAKLCFDELPRAKCLLFTTACELEPKAIEAFTSKLDIPVYAIGPLIPFEELCVGNEGSEPDYIRWLDEQPVGSVIYISQGSFLSVSEAQIEEIVKGVRESGVRFLWVARGGESKLKEAFEGSSGVVVSWCDQLRVLCHKSVGGFWTHCGFNSTLEGIYSGTPMLAFPLFWDQLLNAKMIVEDWRVGMRIERKEEKLLIGREEIKEVVKRFMDRESEEGKEMRRRACDLSEISRGAVAERVRIRDFK, encoded by the exons ATGGATCCAACTGAATCATCACCAAACCAATTCCGCCACGTGGTGGCCATGCCTTATCCTGGTCGAGGCCACATCAACCCAATGATGAACCTCTGCAAACGCCTCGTCCGTCGATACCCTGACCTCCACGTTACTTTCGTCGTCACTGAAGAATGGCTCGGGTTCATCGGATCCGACCAGAAACCCGACCGGATCCACTTCGCAACTCTCCCGAATCTCATCCCCTCCGAGCTCGTCCGGGCCAAAGACTTCATCGGCTTCATTGATGCCGTCTACACAAGATTAGAGGAGCCGTTCGAGAGGGTTCTTGACCGACTCAATTCGCCGCCTCCTAGTGCAATCATCGCCGACACTTACGTTATATGGGCAGTACGTGTCGGTACAAAACGGAATATTCCGGTGGTTTCTCTCTGGACCATGTCGGCCACGATTCTCTCGTTCTTTCTTCACGCTGATCTACTCGTAAGTCACGGCCATGCTCTGACCGAACCATCAG GTGATGAAACTGTTGATTATGTCCCCGGTTTATCTCCAACAAAACTACGGGATTTGCCTCCGATATCTGAGGGTTACAGCCACCTACTCTTCAAGAAAGCTAAGTTGTGTTTTGATGAGCTCCCGAGAGCTAAGTGTCTTCTCTTCACTACTGCTTGTGAACTTGAACCTAAAGCCATTGAGGCTTTCACCTCCAAGCTCGATATCCCGGTTTATGCTATCGGTCCTTTAATACCATTTGAAGAACTATGCGTTGGGAATGAGGGTAGCGAACCCGATTACATCCGGTGGCTTGATGAGCAACCGGTAGGTTCTGTGATTTATATATCTCAGGGGAGTTTTCTTTCGGTCTCTGAAGCTCAGATTGAGGAGATAGTGaaaggagtgagagagagtggAGTCCGGTTTCTATGGGTGGCTCGTGGGGGTGAGTCGAAGCTAAAGGAGGCTTTTGAAGGTAGCTCAGGTGTAGTGGTGAGCTGGTGCGATCAGCTGCGTGTGCTGTGTCACAAATCTGTAGGCGGGTTTTGGACGCATTGTGGGTTTAACTCAACATTGGAAGGGATATATTCGGGTACACCGATGCTGGCGTTTCCGTTGTTTTGGGATCAGCTTCTGAACGCGAAGATGATTGTTGAGGACTGGAGAGTCGGAATGAGGATCgagaggaaggaggagaagtTGTTGATAGGGAGAGAGGAGATTAAGGAAGTAGTGAAGAGGTTTATGgatagagagagtgaagaagggAAGGAGATGAGAAGAAGGGCTTGTGACCTCAGTGAGATCAGTCGAGGAGCTGTTGCGGAAAGAG